A genomic stretch from Streptomyces sp. SAI-127 includes:
- a CDS encoding Rieske (2Fe-2S) protein — MAEPSGIAGPRTRRNVMAGAGAAGLAAALSACGTKEKERGPDLSPGQDGSPPSQSGEPSAAPSGTSGGGAALGKASDVPVGGGLVDRDAKVVVTQPTEGDFKAFSAVCTHQGCTVTSVENGAIVCPCHKSRFAIADGKVISGPAPRPLPSTDITVTDGTIRLA, encoded by the coding sequence ATGGCCGAGCCCTCCGGCATCGCCGGACCTCGCACCCGCCGCAACGTCATGGCGGGGGCGGGAGCCGCCGGCCTCGCGGCCGCACTGTCCGCGTGCGGCACCAAGGAGAAGGAAAGGGGACCGGACCTGAGCCCCGGGCAGGACGGATCGCCCCCGTCCCAGAGCGGTGAACCGTCCGCCGCCCCTTCCGGTACCTCCGGTGGCGGCGCGGCGCTGGGCAAGGCGTCCGACGTCCCCGTGGGAGGCGGCCTTGTCGACCGGGACGCGAAAGTGGTCGTCACCCAGCCGACCGAGGGCGACTTCAAGGCGTTTTCGGCGGTCTGCACGCATCAGGGCTGCACCGTCACCTCGGTGGAGAACGGCGCGATCGTGTGCCCCTGCCACAAGAGCAGGTTCGCCATCGCGGACGGCAAGGTCATCTCGGGCCCGGCGCCCCGCCCCCTGCCGTCGACGGACATCACCGTCACGGACGGCACCATCAGGCTCGCCTGA
- a CDS encoding ornithine cyclodeaminase translates to MLQLTDVDVAALLEKTDVVGTVREVFLAHAAGRTVLPEESCLRWTNDEGESCRSLNMPGLVEIDGRRFAGTKIINASLGNPARGLARAGGLILLFDLTTARPVCALDAAHISAGRTAAVSVLATELLWAAPARAVAVVGAGALAEAHLDLALRRWPSVRRVRIHDRVRERAAALAERLGDTHRTVAFHVTATAEQAVREADLVIPVTTTTSGYIPADWIAEGAVVVNVSLDDLTPEALSAADQVVVDDWSLVAADTTRILGRMHRAGDVLPPPRHRDPQGARPRPAVEVTAELCDLVGGSAAGRTSATDRVIVNPFGMSLHDVAVAGRIYQEFLT, encoded by the coding sequence ATGCTGCAACTGACCGACGTGGACGTGGCGGCACTCCTGGAGAAGACCGATGTCGTCGGCACCGTGCGTGAGGTGTTCCTGGCGCACGCGGCGGGCCGCACCGTGCTTCCCGAGGAGAGCTGCCTGCGGTGGACCAACGACGAGGGCGAGTCCTGCCGCAGCCTCAACATGCCTGGTCTGGTGGAGATCGACGGCCGACGGTTCGCCGGCACGAAAATCATCAACGCGAGCCTGGGCAATCCCGCTCGGGGGCTGGCCCGTGCCGGTGGCCTGATCCTCCTCTTCGACCTCACCACCGCCCGGCCGGTGTGCGCCCTGGACGCGGCCCACATCTCCGCCGGGCGCACCGCGGCGGTCAGCGTGCTCGCCACCGAACTGCTGTGGGCGGCACCCGCGCGGGCCGTCGCCGTCGTCGGAGCCGGAGCACTGGCCGAAGCCCACCTGGACCTGGCGTTGCGCCGATGGCCCTCGGTCCGGCGGGTGCGGATCCACGACCGGGTCCGGGAACGCGCGGCGGCCCTCGCCGAACGCCTCGGGGACACGCACCGCACGGTCGCCTTCCACGTCACAGCCACCGCGGAGCAGGCGGTGCGCGAGGCGGATCTCGTCATCCCCGTGACCACCACGACCAGCGGCTACATTCCCGCCGACTGGATCGCCGAGGGGGCCGTCGTCGTCAACGTGTCGCTCGACGACCTCACCCCCGAGGCGCTGAGCGCAGCCGACCAGGTTGTCGTGGACGACTGGAGCCTGGTGGCGGCCGACACCACCCGGATCCTCGGCAGGATGCACCGTGCCGGGGACGTCCTGCCGCCACCGCGTCACCGCGACCCGCAGGGTGCCCGGCCCCGGCCCGCTGTCGAGGTCACCGCCGAACTGTGCGACCTCGTCGGCGGATCCGCGGCCGGCCGCACCTCCGCCACGGACCGCGTCATCGTCAACCCCTTCGGCATGTCCCTGCACGACGTGGCGGTGGCGGGAAGGATCTATCAGGAATTCTTGACATAG